DNA sequence from the Candidatus Binatota bacterium genome:
GTCAGCGCCCAGGCCGCGCGCCACCTGCACGTCATGGTCTACGGTGAGTACGTCATCGAATCGCAGGTGCGCCTGGCCGCGCGCCTGGCCGGCCTGCTACCCGCCGGCCTCGACAAGGTCTACTTTACCAACTCGGGAACCGAGGCTGTAGAAGGCGCGATAAAGATGGTGCGCAAGGCCACGGGGCGAAGCGGCATGTTGGCGTTTCGTGGCGCGTTTCATGGTGACACCACCGGCGCCGTGGCCCTCGGCGGCAACCCCTTGTACCGCGACCCCTTCGTCCCGCTGCTGCCCCATTGTGGCCTGCTCGAATTCAACGACACGGGCTCGCTCAAGGCCATCAACGAATCCACTGCCGCGGTGTTTGTCGAGCCGGTGCAATCCGAGGCCGGCGTGATACTGCCCGAACCGGGATTCCTGGCCGAACTCGCCGCGAGCTGCCGCGCCGCGGGCGCGCTGCTGGTGTTCGACGAGGTCATCACCGGCCTGGGCCGCACCGGCTCGCTGTTCGCGCTTGAGCGCGAAGGCGTGGTGCCCGACGTGCTGCTGCTTGCCAAGGCCGTTGGCGGCGGGCTTCCGCTCGGAGCCTTCATCGCGTCTGAAAAACTGATGTCTATTCTTTCGCAGGACCCACCGCTGGGCCACGTGACCACCTTTGGTGGCCACCCACTCAGCTGCGCGGCCGGGCTCGCCACGCTCGAGGTCATCATCGAAGATCATTTACCCGCGCGCGCCGCCAAGCTGGGGGACTACTTTGCCGATGCCTTGACGACCGCCATGCAGGGTGACGGACTGCGCGAAGTTAGACACGCTGGCCTGCTGCTGGGCCTGGAAATGGACAGCCCCTCACTGGCCGAGGCCTTCGTGGCCGAATGCCTGGAGGAGCGGCTGCTCACGGGCCGAACCCTGCACGACGACGGCCTCATCAGGCTCGCGCCGCCACTGATCATAAGCGAAGCCGAGCTCGACGACGCGGTCCTGCGCATGCAGCGCGCGTTGTCCCGCGCCCGTTCACAGCCCGACGCCTGACGACAGCAGCCACGCAGCCGCGGCCGGGGACGTCACTAGGGGCTCGACTGCTCCATGAGGAAGGCGTGGATGAACCCGTCGATGTCGCCGTCGAGCACGGCGGCCGTGTTGCCGACCTCGACCCCGGTGCGCGTGTCTTTCACCATCTGGTAAGGCGCCAGCACGTATGAGCGAATCTGGTTGCCGAAAGCCACGTCCTTCTTGACGGTGCCCACGTCGCTCAGGCGCTCGGCCTGCAGCGCCTTCTCGTGCTCGTACAGACGCGCGCGCAGTATCTTCATGGCCGTGGCGCGGTTCTTGTGTTGCGAGCGTTCGTTCTGGCACTGCACCACGATGTTGGTCGGAAGGTGGGTGAGCCTTACGGCCGAGTCGGTCTTGTTGATGTGCTGTCCACCAGCGCCGCTGGCGCGGTAGGTGTCCACCCTCAGGTCTTCGTCGCGGATGTCGATCTCTATGTCGTCGTCGAGTTCCGGGAAGACGTGGATAGAGGCAAACGAGGTGTGGCGACGGGCGTTGTTGTCGAAGGGTGATATGCGCACCAGGCGGTGCACGCCTCCCTCCGCGCTCATGTAGCCGTAAGCGTATTCGCCCTCGATGGAAATGGTGGCGGTCTTCAGTCCGGCTCCCTCCCCCGGCGTGTACTCCATGATGGTGGCCGTGAAACCACGACGCTCGGCCCACCTGAGATACATGCGCAACAGCATATCGCCCCAGTCCTGGGACTCAGTTCCGCCGGCGCCGGGGTGAATGGAGATTATGGCGTTGTTGATGTCGTACTCGCCCGACAACATGCGCCGCATTTCCATCTCGTCGATCTGCACTTCGAGCGGCTCGAGTTGGCCGAGCAGCTCCGACAGCGCATCGTCGTCACCTTCGCCGGCCATCTCTACGTATACGTCGAGATCGGTTACCTGGGCTTCGAGATCTTCGAAGGATTTGATTTTCGACTCCACCCCAGAACGTTCGCGGAGGATCGTGCCGGCGCGCTCTCGATCGTCCCACAGCGAGGAGTCCTGGCTCTGCTCGTCGAGTTCGGCGAACCTGGCTTTCAGCGCGGGGAGGTCAAAGGTACCTCCCGAGGGCCGAGCTTCGCTCGCGTAAGGAGTTAACCCTCTGGAGTATTTCGGCGTCCAGGCTCATGGCCGATCACAATTCCACGGCTGACCTTCGCAGGCAACAGTAGCCGAACAGGGCTGCCAACCAGGCCGCGCAAAGGTAGACAAAAAGATCGCCCACGCGCGAGTACGGAGAGCGGTAGTCCCCCAGTTGTACGCGATGATTGACGACCGCCTGCTCAAACAGCGGACTGGGCGAGTGTATCTGCCCGCTTATGTCGACCGCGGCCGACACGCCAGTATTGGTGGCGCGCACGACTGGCACGCGGTTTTCCACCGCGCGCAGCGCCACCATGCGCAGGTGCTGCCAGGGCGCCGAACTGCGCCCGTACCAGGCGTCGTTGCTGATATTAACCAGGAGCTCGGCACCGTCGTTTACAAAGCGCCTTACCAGGGCCGGAAAGATTCCCTCGTAGCAGATCAGCGCGGCCACGCGCACCGGCTTGCCTTCGGCCAACGGTTTTTCGCCGCCGGCTTGGCCGGCGGGTAGTTGCCTGGGCGGACCTTCGAAGATCACGTAGCTGTCACCGCGGCCGAAGCTGCCCACCGCTTGCACGATCTTGTCCACCACCGCGTCCAGGCCCCAGGGCACGTACTCGCCGAAGGGGACCAGCTGCATCTTGTCATAGGGCCCCTGCAAGCCACCGCCAGGCTCCAGCATCCACGCGCGGTTCCAGGCCCTGAGCGGCCCGCCGTCGCGCGACTCGTAACCCGGCGCACCCGTGAGAAGCCACGCACCCGTGGAGCCGGTGAGCTCGTGCAGGGCCGCGGCGCGCGAATCAACACGAATAAAAAACGGCAGCGCCGACTCGGGCCAGGCCAGCAGGCGCGCACC
Encoded proteins:
- a CDS encoding aspartate aminotransferase family protein, translated to MRGHPGVRARPTANPAARLEAGRSPTTWRPAGLVQGRAGVTPRAVFPGFSSSLALTSDSPVGVVVDRARGCLIYDPGGKEYLDLLSGMGVAALGHAHPRVVEAVSAQAARHLHVMVYGEYVIESQVRLAARLAGLLPAGLDKVYFTNSGTEAVEGAIKMVRKATGRSGMLAFRGAFHGDTTGAVALGGNPLYRDPFVPLLPHCGLLEFNDTGSLKAINESTAAVFVEPVQSEAGVILPEPGFLAELAASCRAAGALLVFDEVITGLGRTGSLFALEREGVVPDVLLLAKAVGGGLPLGAFIASEKLMSILSQDPPLGHVTTFGGHPLSCAAGLATLEVIIEDHLPARAAKLGDYFADALTTAMQGDGLREVRHAGLLLGLEMDSPSLAEAFVAECLEERLLTGRTLHDDGLIRLAPPLIISEAELDDAVLRMQRALSRARSQPDA
- the prfB gene encoding peptide chain release factor 2 (programmed frameshift), producing the protein MSLDAEILQRVNSLRERSSALGGTFDLPALKARFAELDEQSQDSSLWDDRERAGTILRERSGVESKIKSFEDLEAQVTDLDVYVEMAGEGDDDALSELLGQLEPLEVQIDEMEMRRMLSGEYDINNAIISIHPGAGGTESQDWGDMLLRMYLRWAERRGFTATIMEYTPGEGAGLKTATISIEGEYAYGYMSAEGGVHRLVRISPFDNNARRHTSFASIHVFPELDDDIEIDIRDEDLRVDTYRASGAGGQHINKTDSAVRLTHLPTNIVVQCQNERSQHKNRATAMKILRARLYEHEKALQAERLSDVGTVKKDVAFGNQIRSYVLAPYQMVKDTRTGVEVGNTAAVLDGDIDGFIHAFLMEQSSP
- the lnt gene encoding apolipoprotein N-acyltransferase, whose protein sequence is MTIFRRRVLALVTGLALAASFPSLDLWPLAWLAFAPLLLAVRGLRPAAAARLGWLAGLCFFVPALYWLSPTVSNYTQLGQLSGALVVFAMAGGCACFTAAFAAGLEALAGSRALAGRALVRPALAAPLWVVLEWSRTFFPAAFPWAVLGYTQQPVLPLVQSADLGGVWLVSGLLVFTASVLAEALAEGPRRARAWLVAMVLLFLANAGYGAWRLDSLSRLDVTGELEVGLVQGNVAQGHKWDDDWQDRILERYLDLSRHSAGDGARLLAWPESALPFFIRVDSRAAALHELTGSTGAWLLTGAPGYESRDGGPLRAWNRAWMLEPGGGLQGPYDKMQLVPFGEYVPWGLDAVVDKIVQAVGSFGRGDSYVIFEGPPRQLPAGQAGGEKPLAEGKPVRVAALICYEGIFPALVRRFVNDGAELLVNISNDAWYGRSSAPWQHLRMVALRAVENRVPVVRATNTGVSAAVDISGQIHSPSPLFEQAVVNHRVQLGDYRSPYSRVGDLFVYLCAAWLAALFGYCCLRRSAVEL